CCATCTCCGGCTTAGTGTAGACAAAGAGATGATGGAGGCCCTCCTCATGCGCGGCGCGCATCAGCGCCGAAATGACGGTGCCAGAGAGCCCTGCCTCCTGCCACTGGGGGTCGGCCGCCACCATTTTGATCACGGACCCGGAGAGACTTGCCGTGGCGACGATATTTTCCTCGCTGTCCTCAGCAATCGCGGTATAATCCGGCGACCCCTCGAAAATCAGCCCGCTGCGTTCAAGCAGCCCTTCGACGGCCCTCCGTTCATAGCCGCCGAGTTTGCGCGTTACACGGCAGTTGAGTCCAAACATATTTATTAATCCTTTGAAAGTTTCCTTTTCACGATCTCTCCGATAGCCGAACGCGGCATTTCGGTGACAAATTCAATGATCCTCGGGACCTTGTAATAGGAGAGCTTCTTCTTGCAGTACTCGATAAGCTCCTTCGCGGAGACCCGCTCCCCCTTCTTGAGCACGACAAAGGCCTTGACGATCTCGCCGCTTATCGAACGGGGGACACCGATGACGGCGGCCTCATGCACCAGCGGATGTTCGTTGAGAGTCTTCTCCACCTCGCGCGCGTAGACCTTGAAGCCTCCGACAAAAATGACGTCGCAGACGCGTCCGACGAGATAGAGATAGCCCTCCTCGTCAAACCTCGCGATATCGCAGGTATCGAACCAGCCCTCTTCAAAACGCTCCGCCGTCAGCTCAGGATTGCGGAAATAACACTTAGCGACCGAGCTGCCCCTTATCCATAGACGGCCCTCACGTCCCTGCGGAAGAACTTCGCCCTCGTCGCTGCGGATCTCCGCTTCGACACAGGAGAGCAGAGTACCAACGCTGCCGGGCTTCACCGCGTTGATCGAGGGCGGCAGCGCCACCACCGAAGAGGCCTCAGTCAGACCATAGCCCTGCAGTACCGGAATGCCGAGCAGCCTCGCGGCGCGCTTGGATATATCGGCCGGCAGCCGGTCGCCGCCGGAGAGGATACAGCGCATCGAAGAGGAGACCGCCGCGCCGCGTGAGACGGCGCCGATCATCAGCGCGATCATCGTCGGCACCGCCGTGACGATCGTCACCTCAGCGTTTTTAATGGCGTCCATCGAGGACTCCACGGGCATGAAGGAGGTCAATATCGCCTGGCGAGTCGCCTTCACAAGCGGAAGCAGCGCGCCGCATAAAAATCCGAATACATTTGAATTGGGCAGGGCGTTCAGAAAAACGTCATCCTCGTTGAGCATATCGATATGTTCAACACAGCCCTCTATGCAGTCCAGCAGATTGTCGTGCGTCAGCGGCACGGCCTTCGGTTCGCCCGTAGTACCGGAGGTGTAGAAGATGACCGCGGTCTCCTCTCCCTCCTCCGCGCAGGGGCGTCCGGGGATATTTTCATCGAGAGTATCCAGGCTTATCACCGAGCAGGGAATACCATCCTCGGAAATCAGCGGGACAAGATCCTCGCAGCCACGGTAAGTCAGCGCCGCGAAGACGTCCGCGTGGCGCAGCTGCCTGATGAGCGGCACATAGCCGGAGCGGAAATCGATCAGCACCACCGCCCCGCCAAGACGCCAGACCGAGATCACCGTCGCAAGCAGCACGGGGCTGTTAGGCATCAGCAGCGCCAAGCGCTGCCCCTTTTTAAAATTACTGGCGCGCAGCCGCTCCTCGCACTCCTCGATCAGCTCAAGAAAGGCGCCGCGCGACCACCAGGTCTTCTGCCACCATATAAAAGGCTCCGCGGGGAGCCTGTTCAGATTATCTCTGATAATGATATCCAGTCTGGAACTCAACCGCATCACATCCATTGTTTATTTCTGCAAATCATTATTATTTAGATCATCTTAACCAGGTCGATCTGCCACTGCCATACATTCCGCCGGATAGATAAAGCGGGAACCAAGTTCCGGCGCATGCCCCGCCGGCGGCCCACTTAATGGCCGAAGGTGAGAGCCAGGTACGCCTCCCAGGCCGCCGAGAACGGTAGCATGCTCTCGGGCACGTCATAGCGCGGATGATGCAGCGGGTACTCGAGCCCCGTGCCCATCAGCATAAACAAAGACGGCACCCTGTGACTGAAAAAGGCGAAATCATCGCCGGATAGCAATGGGCGTTCAAGCATATTAAGCCCGTCCTCACCAAAAAAAGGAACCCCGACGCGCAGGAGTTCGTCCACCATGTCAAGGTTGTTGTCCACCTGGGCGTAATTACGGGTATACTCCACCGACGCCAGCCCGCGCAGCGCCTTTGCAAGGGCCGGGGCCACCGTCTCAATACGGCTCTGTACAAAATCGCGCACCTTCGGGTCGAAGGCGCGCAGCGTGCCCCAGAGGTTAGCCTGCTCGGGGATTATATTATAGGCTTCGCCGGACTCTACCTGTCCGAAAGAGACCACGACCGGTTCGCGCGGATCTACCTCACGCGAGAGCATCGTCTGTATCATGATGATCAGATTGGCGGCAATCATTACGGGGTCCACCGTCATATGCGGCTCCGCGGCGTGTCCAGCCGTCCCCCTGATATCTATGTGAATACGGTCCGACAGGGCCGTCATGACGCCGCGCCGCGTGAAAAGCTCTCCGTATGGAAGCTCAGAGGACCAGTTTACGGCGACGCTGCGTCCGATATTGAACTTATCAATAATATTATTTTCCGTGAGGGTCTTTGCGCCGCTTCGCCCCTCGCCCGCAGGCTGAAAGAGAAAGACGACCCTCTGCTTCAGCTCGTCGCTGTATTTTGAAAGGACGGTGGCGGCGCCAAGAAGCGAAGCCATCTCCGCGTCGTGCCCGCAGCCGTGCATACATGATGAAAACGGCAGCCCCGTCTGCTCCTCCGCCGCCGTAGCATCCATCGTCGCGCGCATCATAAGGGCGGGCCCGGGGAGATCGCCCCCCAG
This window of the Cloacibacillus sp. genome carries:
- a CDS encoding AMP-binding protein gives rise to the protein MRLSSRLDIIIRDNLNRLPAEPFIWWQKTWWSRGAFLELIEECEERLRASNFKKGQRLALLMPNSPVLLATVISVWRLGGAVVLIDFRSGYVPLIRQLRHADVFAALTYRGCEDLVPLISEDGIPCSVISLDTLDENIPGRPCAEEGEETAVIFYTSGTTGEPKAVPLTHDNLLDCIEGCVEHIDMLNEDDVFLNALPNSNVFGFLCGALLPLVKATRQAILTSFMPVESSMDAIKNAEVTIVTAVPTMIALMIGAVSRGAAVSSSMRCILSGGDRLPADISKRAARLLGIPVLQGYGLTEASSVVALPPSINAVKPGSVGTLLSCVEAEIRSDEGEVLPQGREGRLWIRGSSVAKCYFRNPELTAERFEEGWFDTCDIARFDEEGYLYLVGRVCDVIFVGGFKVYAREVEKTLNEHPLVHEAAVIGVPRSISGEIVKAFVVLKKGERVSAKELIEYCKKKLSYYKVPRIIEFVTEMPRSAIGEIVKRKLSKD
- a CDS encoding M20 family metallopeptidase; its protein translation is MEGRTGMKEHLELSSLGASLLAEAERISGDMQDWRRDFHQFPELAFEENITASKITHVLRSIPGMAVTSGFAIQTSVIGVLGGDLPGPALMMRATMDATAAEEQTGLPFSSCMHGCGHDAEMASLLGAATVLSKYSDELKQRVVFLFQPAGEGRSGAKTLTENNIIDKFNIGRSVAVNWSSELPYGELFTRRGVMTALSDRIHIDIRGTAGHAAEPHMTVDPVMIAANLIIMIQTMLSREVDPREPVVVSFGQVESGEAYNIIPEQANLWGTLRAFDPKVRDFVQSRIETVAPALAKALRGLASVEYTRNYAQVDNNLDMVDELLRVGVPFFGEDGLNMLERPLLSGDDFAFFSHRVPSLFMLMGTGLEYPLHHPRYDVPESMLPFSAAWEAYLALTFGH